A single window of Colletotrichum higginsianum IMI 349063 chromosome 8, whole genome shotgun sequence DNA harbors:
- a CDS encoding C6 zinc finger protein: MSDRSYSRDTQDEHQASTSTPGRHDGRVLPLLPRHGFTSASNQVAQLAPRGGPSSAGSLAARRKRASKPKVRSGCLTCKIRRVKCDERKPTCARCEKADVECDGYIKEAVDPKRTAEQEHLILAAQKASSRHLLPRPDGAASRGRPAPAPAALLSSNPPFIRVDQSDVPYYDLFRYQLIKDLGGSCQADFWSRIVLNESTRDPCIRESILAIGAISQTIFFDAESSKRFGGLPPSALRPWGTPRSYSTGFLNRHHKAALLHHVKAVSIYRQRIQGSSADTSPRSIIIMTLLLIAFEFIQGNMKNVDSLMGTGMRLLENKITLMHGLQPGDELVDGGAGYPSPRLRSGAPDDEMEDIEHLLPCLCLMAGFTHFFNSHRNSVLLMNSSPKLQLPRPGVTVIAKLQALWGQFFTRAVVHVMRTVHDQLNYNSMDLVKAAQEQEKFVEYIGMWNGVLEAYLGDPALDADARRTLDSIQIHRLLIHIVISCSLDRSEMAYDAFEDEFRELLGRVVRYLRDPGPIPKVSFTFSEGLTSPLAMIIAKCRNHELRMRGIHVLNNLSWRESAWDGQALVVGKSGVVLLEERGMDASGFIPAEARWIWMSGKWDIEKRELVATYFRLTPNEDGTPFTAQLVLDMDNLVYSCDLIGCPGRHNPFESYEV; the protein is encoded by the coding sequence ATGAGCGACAGATCGTATTCTCGAGACACGCAAGACGAGCACCAAGCATCGACCAGCACCCCGGGAAGACACGACGGCCGCGTGCTGCCTCTGCTTCCGCGCCATGGCTTTACGAGTGCTTCCAATCAGGTGGCCCAGCTCGCACCGAGAGGAGGCCCAAGCAGCGCTGGGTCTCTTGCTGCCAGGAGGAAACGGGCCAGCAAGCCCAAAGTCCGATCCGGGTGCCTGACATGCAAGATCCGGCGGGTCAAGTGCGACGAGCGCAAGCCCACGTGTGCCCGCTGCGAGAAGGCGGACGTCGAGTGCGACGGGTACATTAAGGAGGCCGTGGACCCCAAGAGGACCGCCGAGCAGGAGCACCTCATCCTGGCCGCGCAAAAGGCCAGCAGTCGGCACCTGCTCCCGCGGCCGGACGGGGCGGCATCccgcggccggccggctccggcgccggcggctctGCTCTCGAGTAACCCTCCCTTCATACGGGTCGACCAGAGCGACGTCCCGTACTACGACCTCTTTCGATACCAGCTGATCAAAGATCTCGGCGGTTCATGCCAGGCCGACTTCTGGTCGCGCATCGTCCTCAACGAAAGCACGCGAGACCCGTGTATCCGAGAGTCGATCCTGGCCATCGGGGCCATCTCCCAAACCATCTTCTTCGATGCCGAGTCGAGCAAACGGTTCGGTGGCCTGCCCCCCTCGGCACTCCGTCCCTGGGGGACGCCAAGGTCGTACTCGACCGGCTTCCTCAACCGACACCACAAGGCGGCCCTGCTGCACCACGTCAAAGCCGTCTCCATCTACAGGCAGCGTATCCAAGGCTCATCCGCCGAcacctcgccgaggtccatcatcatcatgacGCTGTTGCTTATCGCGTTCGAATTCATCCAGGGCAACATGAAGAACGTCGACTCGCTGATGGGCACGGGCATGCGTCTCCTCGAAAACAAGATCACGTTGATGCACGGTCTGCAGCCCGgggacgagctcgtcgacgggggCGCCGGGTACCCGTCGCCCAGGCTGCGAAGCGGcgcccccgacgacgagatggaggacATCGAGCACCTGCTGCCGTGCCTGTGTCTCATGGCCGGCTTCACCCACTTCTTCAACTCGCACCGCAACAGCGTGCTCCTGATGAACAGCAGCCCGAAGCTGCAGCTCCCCCGGCCGGGCGTCACCGTCATCGCGAAGCTGCAGGCGCTCTGGGGCCAGTTCTTCACGCGCGCCGTCGTGCACGTCATGCGGACGGTGCACGACCAGCTCAACTACAACTCGATGGACCTGGTGAAGGCGGcgcaggagcaggagaagtTCGTCGAGTACATTGGCATGTGGAACGGCGTGCTGGAGGCGTACCTGGGCGACCCGgcgctcgacgccgacgccagACGGACGCTCGACAGCATCCAGATCCACCGGCTGCTGATCCACATCGTCATCAGCTGCAGCCTCGACCGCAGCGAGATGGCGTACGACGCGTTCGAGGACGAGTTCCGGGAGCTGCTGGGCCGCGTCGTGCGCTACCTGCGGGACCCGGGCCCGATCCCCAAGGTGTCCTTCACCTTCTCCGAGGGCCTGACGTCGCCGCTGGCCATGATCATCGCCAAGTGCCGGAACCACGAGCTGAGGATGCGGGGGATCCACGTGCTGAACAACCTGTCGTGGAGGGAGAGCGCCTGGGACGGGCAGGCGCTGGTGGTGGGCAAGTCGGGCGTCGTCCTGCTCGAGGAGAGGGGCATGGACGCCAGCGGCTTCAtcccggccgaggcgcggTGGATCTGGATGTCGGGCAAGTGGGACATTGAGAAGCGGGAGCTCGTCGCGACGTACTTCCGGCTGACACCCAACGAGGACGGCACGCCCTTCACGGCGCAGCTCGTGCTCGACATGGACAACCTGGTGTACAGTTGCGACCTCATTGGGTGTCCGGGGCGTCACAACCCGTTTGAGAGTTATGAAGTTTGa
- a CDS encoding Peptide hydrolase, with amino-acid sequence MKFSKSAAALLSLAASGAAATNTTCRPKIDSEKLQADLTTDNLMANLEALNKIAFANGGNRAFGLPGYAASVDYVWDRVSKIPATKAWKQDFPATFGQVTSIDFKVEGESVYVFGLTYSPSTSEEGITAEIVLGPDGAAGCDAANYAGLDVKDKIVLVQRFRCPTGGTLAGRVRPAAAAGAAAVIVYHDITTNATAGSLSAPDPNGFVPAGFINLADGLKIKERLDAGETVQGHFQQTQIVEERITQNVFVETEEGDPHNVIMLGAHLDSVQAGPGINDDGSGTSLLLELFLASTKYRTKNKVRFAWWGAEENGLLGSRYYCSNLPAPDVDDLLVYLNFDMVAKGYIGVADTDGSTHGSAGPAGSDVVEHIYEDYFKSQGIEVTPAVVTNGSDYASFWQILNKPFGFLHTGTGVAQDPCYHQACDTIDNPDPTTITINAKVAFSRRAAAAHILTVLSLNGTALIPKTSVNATMLSHLQSRSLGLDIIQIEELEALGERHLGCGHDI; translated from the exons ATGAAGTTCTCCAAGTCCGCCGCGGCTTTGCTGTCGCTGGCCgcctccggcgccgccgccacgaaCACGACATGCAGGCCCAAGATCGATTCCGAGAAGCTCCAAGCTGACCTCACAACCGACAA CCTAATGGCcaacctcgaggccctcaaCAAGATCGCCTTCGCCAACGGTGGCAACAGAGCTTTCGGCCTGCCCGGTTACGCGGCCTCGGTCGATTACGTCTGGGACCGTGTCTCCAAGATCCCGGCCACCAAGGCGTGGAAGCAAGACTTCCCCGCCACCTTCGGCCAGGTCACCTCGATCGACTTCAAGGTGGAGGGCGAGTCCGTCTACGTCTTCGGCCTGACCTACTCCCCCTCCACCAGCGAGGAGGGCATCACGGCCGAGATCGTCCTCGGCCCCGACGGGGCCGCCGGCTGCGACGCCGCCAACTACGCGGGCCTCGACGTCAAGGACAAGATCGTGCTCGTCCAGCGCTTCCGGTGCCCGACGGGAGGCACCCTCGCCGGCAGGGtccggcccgccgccgccgccggtgccgccgccgtcatcgttTACCACGACATCACGACGAACGCCACGGCCGGCTCGCTCAGCGCGCCCGACCCGAACGGCTTCGTGCCTGCCGGCTTCATCAACCTTGCCGACGGCTTGAAGATCAAGGAGCGCCTCGATGCGGGCGAGACCGTCCAGGGTCACTTCCAACAGACGCAGATCGTCGAGGAGCGCATCACGCAGAACGTCTTTgtcgagaccgaggaggGCGATCCCCACAACGTCATCATG CTCGGAGCCCACTTGGACAGTGTGCAAGCCGGACCTGgcatcaacgacgacg GATCCGGTACCAGcctgcttctcgagctcttcctcgcctcGACAAAGTACCGCACCAAGAACAAGGTCCGCTTCGCCTGGTGGGGTGCCGAGGAGAACGGCCTGCTGGGCTCCCGGTACTACTGTTCGAACCTGCCCGCacccgacgtcgacgacctgctcgTCTATCTCAACTTCGACATGGTGGCCAAGGGCTACATCGGAGTCGCCGACACGGACGGGAGCACACACGGCAGCGCCGGGCCCGCGGGgtccgacgtcgtcgagcacaTCTACGAAGACTACTTCAAGAGCCAGGGCATCGAGGTCACCCCGGCCGTCGTCACCAACGGCAGCGACTACGCTTCCTTCTGGCAGATCCTCAACAAACCTTTCGGGTTCTTGCACACCGGCACCGGGGTTGCCCAGGACCCGTGCTACCACCAGGCTTGCGACACCATCGACAACCCCGaccccaccaccatcaccatcaacgCGAAGGTAGCCTTTTCCCGTCGCGCC GCGGCTGCTCACATCCTGACTGTCCTGTCGTTGAACGGAACGGCGCTGATCCCCAAGACATCCGTCAACGCCACCATGTTGAGTCACCTGCAGTCGAGAAGCCTTGGGCTGGACATTATCCAGAttgaggagctcgaggctcTTGGAGAAAGGCATCTCGGATGCGGCCACGATATTTAG
- a CDS encoding Ankyrin and het domain-containing protein, whose translation MSRNQSPVQEVHDDPDGYEFQIALDQLSAGSTEALRLYLARKNGQDPATVSLRTTPWKPSTSEGTKLYFAGKLDDTRAPVDKDGAVVDEAREMPRVIFEDTEKPFDYKALDAESRQFRLLRLAPPDEHGVTRQFQLETFSLNDAPPYFCLSYVWGDPERFLGVNCNGEMISVTQNLYHALRTCFNRHPDSWLWADGICVNQEDVVERSQQVLLMGDIYRNASMVLAHPGHFSYVRKQPEEEDVKRTVLADRLGSLGMQDMLSFGAETPAEEKTRVGEEKPYGIAEFALEPLDDAYDPGNIQGAISIMTYMTRVWSDTRRDKILSDLQWNEMNLPDPGTESGREIWDNLVRFWTTDWYFRTWVLQEVILGAKVVVLYGTTAISLEAITEFWDLARRRGLPRPLRIGAYADIFNMVLHLSPVASFKILRDRREGLDNSPENVEDDVQPLGGRQNQNDVGILTPINGNKNSKASENAAVHSSSLLELLCLTRNNLATDPRDKIYGLLGLTDDMVARSTVPDYSHDNTPAKVFIEVATHMVELGHAADLLHHAGIDQAVRGLPSWAPDWTMQSRSTLPVHLYNCLPDTSPTVSILSSDEKPNLRVRGAVLARINTPGPAWRYYSHDPSSPPFSSFKNARETEIPPFNDEDARNFILAFLSYAAEGSLEERHRPEALNDALVRTLAVDCSWQNERIGIRRPPQDVEKTQAIETAAGVSEAPTTSASASASASASDAFFAGVDAFRRFYARGPDSEEDLKEPGIRLHQTHIFQWLLDFDQKVEADLQQRMVPFTVPFQEAQRGRRWAAIGTRGPKTTEDLTQDAAKKAEDPSKHSYDTKALTDCFMGTVPWDAETEDYVVLLEGFRTPFVLRKSPEETTSDGKSVFNLIGDCYVHDAMDGQLMAWADEMEEELQRCQVGKDARGRAYVIRTPGGFASFEDFIIT comes from the coding sequence ATGTCACGTAACCAATCCCCCGTCCAAGAGGTGCACGACGATCCAGACGGCTATGAGTTCCAAATCGCCCTTGATCAGCTTTCCGCCGGCTCTACAGAGGCGCTGAGGCTGTATCTCGCCCGTAAAAACGGACAAGATCCTGCCACCGTGTCCCTACGAACAACGCCATGGAAGCCGAGCACCAGTGAGGGTACCAAATTGTATTTCGCCGGCAAGTTGGATGATACTAGAGCGCCAGTCGACAAAGATGGCGCAGTGGTCGACGAAGCCCGGGAGATGCCACGAGTCATCTTCGAGGATACAGAAAAGCCCTTCGACTACAAGGCCCTGGACGCGGAATCACGTCAATTTCGACTGCTGAGACTTGCGCCCCCAGACGAGCATGGAGTCACCCGTCAGTTTCAGCTAGAGACGTTCTCGCTCAACGATGCACCGCCCTACTTTTGTCTCTCATACGTTTGGGGAGACCCTGAGCGATTCCTCGGTGTCAACTGCAATGGCGAGATGATTTCGGTGACGCAGAATCTCTACCACGCATTGCGAACGTGCTTCAATAGACATCCCGACTCTTGGCTCTGGGCAGACGGCATTTGTGTCAACCAAGAGGATGTTGTCGAGCGAAGTCAGCAGGTGCTGCTAATGGGAGACATATACCGCAATGCGTCGATGGTCCTCGCACACCCAGGCCATTTTTCCTATGTTCGAAAGCagcccgaggaggaggatgtcaAGAGAACCGTTCTCGCGGATCGTTTGGGTAGTCTCGGTATGCAAGACATGCTGAGCTTTGGTGCCGAGACCCCGGCGGAAGAGAAGACTCGCGTCGGAGAAGAGAAACCTTACGGCATCGCTGAATTCGCCCTCGAGCCTCTTGATGATGCCTACGACCCAGGGAACATCCAAGgagccatcagcatcatgaCGTACATGACGCGAGTCTGGAGCGATACCCGACGAGACAAGATTCTGTCCGACCTGCAATGGAACGAAATGAACCTTCCCGACCCAGGGACGGAGAGCGGCCGTGAGATATGGGACAACCTGGTGCGGTTCTGGACGACGGACTGGTATTTCCGTACCTGGGTGCTGCAGGAGGTGATTCTTGGAGCAAAGGTCGTGGTGTTGTATGGTACAACCGCCATCAGCTTGGAAGCAATCACAGAGTTCTGGGATCTTGCGAGACGGCGTGGCCTCCCGCGGCCGCTTCGGATTGGCGCATACGCCGACATCTTCAACATGGTCTTACATCTGAGCCCCGTCGCTTCCTTCAAGATTCTCCGCGATCGACGGGAGGGATTGGACAATTCCCCAGAGAatgtcgaggacgacgtccaGCCCCTGGGTGGCAGGCAAAACCAGAATGATGTCGGCATCCTGACCCCTATCAACGGAAACAAGAACAGCAAAGCCTCCGAAAACGCAGCGGTTCATTCATCCAGCCTTCTAGAGCTACTGTGTTTAACCAGGAACAACCTCGCTACCGATCCCAGGGACAAGATTTATGGGCTTCTCGGTCTCACTGACGACATGGTTGCTCGATCCACTGTTCCCGACTACAGCCATGACAACACTCCGGCAAAGGTATTCATCGAAGTTGCCACTCATATGGTGGAGTTAGGGCATGCTGCAGATCTGCTGCATCACGCAGGTATCGATCAAGCCGTCCGGGGTCTGCCCTCTTGGGCTCCCGACTGGACGATGCAGTCACGCTCGACGCTGCCAGTACACCTGTACAACTGTCTTCCCGACACCTCACCGACCGTGTCGATCTTGAGCTCAGACGAGAAACCCAATTTGAGAGTGCGAGGAGCAGTCCTGGCCCGAATCAACACACCCGGACCGGCTTGGAGGTATTACTCCCATGacccctcctcgccaccgtTCAGCAGCTTCAAGAACGCCCGCGAGACAGAAATCCCGCCTTTCAACGACGAGGATGCTAGGAACTTCATCCTAGCGTTCTTGTCATATGCTGCCGAAGGAAGTCTCGAGGAACGACACCGTCCAGAGGCGCTCAACGACGCGCTGGTGCGGACGTTGGCTGTAGATTGCTCGTGGCAAAACGAGAGAATCGGCATCAGACGCCCTCCGCAGGATGTAGAGAAAACGCAAGCGATCGAAACCGCTGCTGGGGTGAGCGAGGCGCCAACCacgtccgcgtccgcgtccgcgtccgcgtccgcATCAGATGCATTCTttgccggcgtcgatgccTTTCGACGCTTCTACGCCCGCGGCCCGGACTCGGAAGAGGACTTGAAGGAGCCTGGAATCCGTCTTCACCAGACACACATCTTCCAATGGCTTCTCGACTTTGACCAAAAAGTCGAAGCTGACCTGCAACAACGCATGGTCCCGTTCACCGTCCCGTTCCAGGAGGCCCAGCGGGGGCGAAGATGGGCCGCTATCGGCACCAGGGGCCCCAAAACGACGGAGGACTTGACCCAAGATGCGGCAAAAAAGGCAGAGGACCCGTCGAAGCATTCATATGATACAAAGGCCTTGACCGATTGTTTCATGGGCACCGTGCCGTGGGACGCGGAGACGGAGGACTACGTTGTTCTGCTCGAAGGCTTCAGGACGCCATTTGTCCTACGCAAGTCCCCAGAAGAGACCACAAGCGACGGGAAGTCGGTCTTCAATCTGATTGGAGATTGCTATGTACACGACGCTATGGACGGTCAGTTGATGGCTTGGGCTGACGAGATGGAGGAAGAATTGCAACGTTGTCAGGTGGGGAAGGATGCGAGGGGAAGGGCATACGTCATACGAACTCCGGGAGGGTTTGCCTCTTTCGAGGACTTCATTATTACTTGA
- a CDS encoding Serin endopeptidase, with product MRPRLLFWAATLGVAEATNRSQLGRRQDGAQNSIADTKKFIVEAEPGTVLDDLSRKIEATGSRVLKSFDSDIFSGLSVESETDNVDTLQNVGEVAQAWPVKTYRLAPVISQASFGDDATAKNWSIHFSTGVDKLHEAGILGKGVKVAVIDSGVDYRHPALGGGFGPGFKVAGGYDLVGEEYDGSNEKNPDGDPLDSLGHGTHVAGIIAGKSDFYVGVAPEAEIVAFKVFGAFEGTDEDTLVEATIMAYESGADIITASIGRANGFSDGPWATVASRIVEQGVVVTIAAGNDGDEGPFYASTGSSGKEVLAVASVDTSRVPARPWHATFNLNGEASTTQLAYIPPVNRALWNTTGLPILPLGFDTSNPAEACSPLPDTTPDLSDVIVLIRRGTCTPYVKQTNVEKFGARHVLFYNDNSRPFELVANSAYKSQMALIDAKAGAAIIETVKAGGSVTADFTVPADGNWAVGFFDAAGGIPSQYTSWGGTYELEIKPDIAAPGANIYSTYLDGTYKVLSGTSMATPYVAGVAALYISKHGGRSVHGKDFAKKLSRRIISSGESLPWQLFEPQGLPTDFGFLAPVTQVGNGLLNASKLLDYKTSLSFEKFALNDTGSFSRYHKVEITNDGDSPVTYNFTLEPAGGFFAQGRTSGLLADILDVKPFSLVPTVTFPSGVFRVSPGESKEAQFNFIFPESVDEAKLPVYSGRIIIRGSNGETVAVPYMGAAFDLKVQMRGTMFPPSYPFQRSGPGSQDIDAYHTYAFNTSRAAQDFPKVNAKFKWGTKELRWDIFDKDYEESDWTYPPVVGENGYIGAATSSTYASSSVTFDPTTMDREKVLPFPMRGIERTTTWSELTDRFWWLGKLANGSYIAPGNYTIRFAALTPFSNPEHSDNWDIWETPQITILPYTV from the exons ATGCGTCCCCGTCTCTTGTTCTGGGCAGCGACCTTGGGGGTTGCGGAAGCAACCAACCGGTCCCAGCTCGGCCGAAGGCAGGACGGTGCCCAAAACAGCATTGCCGATACTAAAAAGTTCATTGTTGAGGCAGAGCCG GGCACTGTTCTAGATGACTTGTCACGGAAGATCGAAGCCACCGGCTCCAGGGTTCTCAAGTCATTTGATAGCGACATTTTTTCTGGCCTCAGCGTTGAATCGGAAACCGACAATGTGGACACGCTGCAAAATGTTGGCGAGGTCGCCCAGGCTTGGCCTGTGAAAACCTACCGACTTGCACCTGTGATATCCCAGGCGTCAtttggcgacgacgccacTGCCAAGAACTGGTCCATTCATTTCTCGACTGGAGTCGACAAGCTCCACGAAGCCGGTATTCTGGGCAAGGGCGTGAAGGTTGCGGTTATCGACTCAGGAGTTGACTACCGTCACCCTGCT CTTGGTGGCGGGTTCGGGCCCGGGTTCAAAGTCGCGGGTGGTTACGATCTTGTTGGCGAAG AGTACGATGGATCTAATGAGAAAAATCCTGACGGAGATCCTTTGGACTCACTCGGACATGGCACTCACGTTGCCGGTATAATCGCCGGGAAGAGCGACTT CTACGTCGGTGTTGCACCAGAGGCAGAGATTGTTGCTTTCAAAGTCTTTGGCGCT TTCGAGGGCACCGACGAAGACACGTTGGTGGAAGCAACCATCATGGCATACGAGTCCGGT GCAGATATCATTACTGCAAGCATCGGTCGTGCCAACGGCTTCTCGGACGGGCCTTGGGCTACTGTGGCATCCAGAATCGTGGAGCAAGGagtcgtcgtcaccatcgcAGCCGGTAacgacggtgacgagggtCCGTTCTATGCCAGCACCGGATCTTCCGGCAAGGAAGTACTCGCGGTTGCTTCTGTCGATACCAGCCGAGTTCCCGCGAGGCCATGGCACGCAACATTCAATCTAAACGGCGAGGCTAGCACCACTCAGCTTGCATACATACCTCCGGTCAACAGAGCCCTTTGGAACACTACTGGCCTGCCCATTCTCCCGCTGGGGTTTGACACCAGCAACCCAGCGGAAGCGTGCAGCCCGCTGCCGGACACGACGCCAGACCTCTCGGACGTCATCGTGCTCATCCGGAGAGGGACATGCACGCCTTACGTGAAGCAGACAAATGTTGAAAAGTTCGGCGCCCGCCACGTCCTTTTCTACAACGACAACTCCCGCCCGTTTGAACTCGTTGCCAACTCGGCTTACAAGTCCCAAATGGCACTGATCGATGCCAAGGCCGGAGCAGCCATCATCGAAACCGTCAAAGCCGGAGGCAGCGTCACCGCAGACTTCACCGTGCCTGCAGACGGCAACTGGGctgttggtttctttgatgccgccggcggtaTTCCCTCGCAGTATACCTCCTGGGGTGGCACCTACGAGCTGGAGATCAAACCTGACATCGCCGCCCCTGGCGCCAACATCTACAGTACATATCTGGACGGCACCTACAAAGTCCTCAGTGGTACCTCCATGGCAACGCCATATGTTGCAGGCGTCGCCGCTCTTTACATCAGCAAGCACGGAGGTCGTTCCGTGCACGGAAAGGACTTTGCCAAAAAGCTCTCGAGGCGCATCATCTCCAGCGGGGAAAGCCTACCATGGCAGCTTTTCGAGCCACAGGGCCTTCCTACGGACTTTGGGTTTCTTGCTCCAGTCACTCAAGTGGGAAACGGGCTCCTCAACGCATCGAAACTCCTGGATTACAAGACGTCGCTGTCGTTCGAGAAGTTTGCACTCAACGACACCGGGTCGTTCAGTCGGTACCACAAGGTTGAGATCACGAATGATGGCGACAGCCCAGTAACCTACAACTTCACACTGGAGCCTGCAGGCGGGTTCTTCGCTCAGGGAAGAACCTCTGGTTTACTCGCAGACATCCTAGACGTGAAGCCTTTCAGCCTCGTTCCGACAGTCACTTTCCCGTCGGGCGTCTTCCGTGTCAGTCCTGGCGAGTCGAAAGAGGCCCA GTTCAATTTCATATTCCCAGAGTCTGTCGATGAGGCGAAACTACCGGTATACAGCGGCAGGATCATCATCAGAGGAAGCAATGGCGAGACCGTCGCTGTGCCTTACATGG GTGCGGCCTTCGACTTGAAGGTCCAGATGAGAGGCACAATGTTTCCTCCCAGTTATCCCTTTCAGAGATCGGGTCCAGGCAGCCAAGACATCGATGCGTATCATAC GTATGCCTTCAACACAAGTCGCGCTGCGCAAGACTTTCCAAAGGTCAATGCAAAGTTCAAATGGGGAACAAAGGAGCTGCGATGGGAT ATTTTTGATAAGGATTACGAAGAGTCGGACTGGACTTATCCTCCGGTCGTTGGAGAGAACGGCTACATCGGAGCGGCAACGTCCTCGACATACGCGTCCAGCTCTGTCACATTCGACCCTACGACGATGGACCGAGAGAAGGTTCTGCCTTTCCCGATGCGGGGAATTGAGCGAACGACGACGTGGAGTGAGCTGACCGATCGTTTCTGGTGGCTGGGCAAGTTGGCCAACGGGAGCTATATCGCCCCTGGCAACTACAC GATCCGTTTTGCCGCACTCACGCCTTTTAGCAACCCGGAGCACTCTGACAATTGGGATATCTGGGAGACTCCTCAGATCACAATCCTACCTTACACTGTTTGA
- a CDS encoding Glutathione s-transferase: protein MSGQLILFDIPDRNGTCWSLNPWKTRLALNYKGINYKTEWLEYPDIEPRLAPTGLEGDPSQIALFTCPTVQFPDGTYVMNSAKIIKRIEADYPEPSLHADSEVLQQMYDLLSETFDALGPVFLPIAPRDILSKESAEYFWETRAARFGMTLDKLEETQGGEPAWAKAKASLEKTAALLDKTEGPFFLGDKFSYIDCVYVGFLFFAKRFGEDNYQRIIGHSESFDKLYKACEKWLQRKD from the exons ATGTCTGGCCAATTGATTCTATTTGACATCCCAGACCGCAACGGCACCTGCTGGTCCCTGAACCCTTGGAAGA CCCGACTGGCACTCAACTACAAGGGCATCAATTACAAAACCGAATGGCTCGAGTACCCAGACATTGAGCCCAGGTTGGCGCCTACTGGCCTGGAGGGTGATCCCAGCCAGATCGCCCTGTTCACGTGTCCCACTGTCCAATTTCCCGACGGGACGTACGTCATGAACAGCGCCAAGATCATCAAGCGCATCGAGGCCGACTATCCTGAGCCGTCTCTCCACGCGGACTCGGAGGTTCTCCAGCAGATGTATGACTTGCTCAGCGAGACCTTTGATGCCTTGGGTCCCGTGTTCTTGCCCATCGCGCCTCGAGACATCCTCAGCAAGGAAAGCGCGGAGTATTTTTGGGAGACCCGGGCGGCTCGGTTCGGTATGACATTGGATAAGTTGGAGGAGACGCAGGGTGGTGAGCCCGCGtgggccaaggccaaggcgtCTTTGGAGAAAACAGCGGCTCTGTTGGACAAGACTGAAGGACCCTTTTTTCTCGGAGACAAAT TCTCCTACATCGACTGCGTCTACGTCGGATTCCTGTTTTTCGCAAAGAGGTTCGGCGAGGACAACTATCAGCGCATCATTGGGCACTCGGAGTCGTTCGATAAGCTTTACAAAGCTTGCGAGAAGTGGTTGCAGCGAAAGGATTAA
- a CDS encoding RTM1 protein translates to MVNELDGGGPFGPVVNGTQIVFYHYRPNGEAGWAFLVLFAIGVLGHIGYMFWLRSWHFIPFILGGVGEAFGYYGRAKAHEDPTHVGSFILQNLLILGSPPLFAATIYMSLGRIIIALDLRRHTMISPRLTAFFYVVVDISCFVTQVFGAVMPASGDPDGIKMAKTLIMSGLIAQLAVISLFTLSCWHSHRCAQREASELNATRAGIQWRKYYLMTYAVASLMFVRSLVRGIEYLQGEDGFIMTHEVFLYLFDAVPMVAIMSLYLWIHPGRLVRDISRIKEYTWPDESNIMLERR, encoded by the exons ATGGTCAACGAGCTAGACGGCGGAGGCCCTTTTGGACCCGTCGTTAATGGGACACAAATTGTTTTTTATCACTACCGGCCGAACGGAGAAGCGGGATGGGCATTCCTTGTTCTTTTTGCCATTGGTGTCTTGGGCCACATTGGGTATATGTTCTGGCTTCGGTCGTGGCATTTCATTCCTTTTATTCTTGGGGGCGTCG GAGAGGCATTCGGCTACTATGGACGCGCAAAGGCACATGAAGATCCGACCCATGTCGGGTCGTTTATCCTCCAGAACCTGCTGATTCTCGGATCCCCGCCCCTGTTCGCCGCGACCATTTACATGAGCCTCGGCCGTATCATCATAGCCCTCGACCTCCGACGACACACTATGATAAGTCCCCGCCTGACGGCCTTCTTctacgtcgtcgtcgatatCAGCTGCTTCGTGACACAAGTCTTCGGAGCCGTGATGCCCGCCTCGGGCGACCCAGATGGCATCAAGATGGCCAAAACACTCATCATGTCTGGTCTGATCGCCCAGCTTGCGGTGATATCTCTCTTCACGCTCTCATGTTGGCACTCCCATCGATGCGCTCAACGAGAAGCGAGCGAGCTCAACGCCACGCGCGCAGGCATCCAGTGGAGGAAGTACTATCTGATGACGTATGCGGTCGCCTCTTTGATGTTCGTCAGAAGTTTGGTAAGGGGCATTGAGTATCTCCAAGGCGAGGATGGTTTCATCATGACGCACGAGGTTTTTCTCTATCTCTTTGACGCCGTTCCCATGGTTGCAATCATGTCGTTGTATCTCTGGATCCACCCAGGAAGATTGGTCCGCGACATAAGCCGTATCAAGGAGTACACATGGCCTGACGAGTCAAACATAATGCTGGAGAGGCGTTAG